From a region of the Mycobacteroides saopaulense genome:
- the eccB gene encoding type VII secretion protein EccB, translated as MSDNRENNPNSERRAFASRTPASESPEPLKYRRGFVTGHQVTGWRFVMRRIASGVALHDARMLVDPLRTQSRAFGMGAVIVITGIAGCFLLSLMRPSGIAGTDPVLADRSTAALYVRVGDNLHPVLNLTSARLIAGKAVDPTMVKSAELDKFPRGNLIGIPGAPERMVQAKSTDAAWAVCEASDNRAVTVIAGALDTSGDKAADLPRDRAAVVSSESGTWLLWDGKRSALNLTDVAVTSALGFTAPPAVRPVTTRLLNAIPEAPALVVPAIAGAGSPTAYPLPVAAPVGSVLVSYSTDNTPVHYVVLADGVQQVSPVIASALRNANSYGLEQPPRLTADQIAHLPTPSPASAIDTRIFPSAAVKPLAANEDPVLCTRFTRTADAASDSWSLLAGSVLPLSDSVHTVQLISTAATPTRVAVTPGVGYLVQPSGRGGYQWISDTGVRYGIDTEADGDKTLEALGLHKPALTIPSSILDLFASGPSLSRADALLSHDSLAPSDRPAMRIQTDNPSAQAQESR; from the coding sequence ATGAGCGACAACCGAGAGAACAACCCCAATTCCGAGCGTCGGGCGTTCGCATCACGCACCCCGGCCAGCGAGAGTCCCGAGCCGCTGAAGTACCGGCGCGGGTTCGTCACCGGCCACCAGGTGACCGGATGGCGATTCGTCATGCGGCGCATCGCGTCCGGCGTGGCGCTGCACGATGCCCGCATGCTCGTGGACCCGCTGCGCACCCAATCCCGCGCATTCGGCATGGGTGCCGTCATCGTGATCACCGGTATCGCCGGGTGCTTTCTGCTGAGCCTGATGCGCCCCTCCGGTATCGCCGGAACCGATCCGGTGCTGGCCGACCGGTCCACCGCCGCGCTCTACGTACGGGTGGGTGACAACCTGCACCCCGTGCTCAACCTCACCTCGGCCCGTCTGATCGCCGGCAAGGCCGTGGACCCGACGATGGTCAAAAGTGCGGAACTCGATAAGTTTCCGCGTGGCAACCTGATCGGCATTCCCGGCGCCCCGGAACGCATGGTCCAGGCCAAGAGCACCGACGCCGCCTGGGCGGTATGCGAGGCCTCCGACAACCGTGCCGTCACCGTGATCGCCGGAGCGCTGGACACCAGCGGCGACAAGGCCGCCGATCTCCCCCGCGACCGTGCTGCCGTGGTGTCGAGCGAATCAGGCACGTGGTTGTTGTGGGACGGGAAGCGCAGCGCGCTCAACCTCACGGACGTCGCCGTCACCAGTGCCCTGGGCTTCACCGCGCCACCCGCTGTGCGTCCGGTGACGACCCGTCTGCTCAACGCCATCCCCGAAGCCCCGGCACTCGTGGTTCCCGCTATCGCCGGAGCAGGGTCGCCTACGGCATATCCCCTACCGGTCGCGGCGCCTGTCGGCTCGGTGCTGGTCAGCTACTCGACCGACAATACGCCAGTGCACTACGTGGTGCTTGCCGATGGCGTACAACAGGTTTCACCCGTGATCGCGTCGGCATTGCGCAATGCCAATTCCTATGGGCTGGAGCAGCCGCCGCGGTTGACGGCCGACCAGATCGCGCATCTGCCGACGCCCTCGCCCGCGTCGGCCATCGATACCCGGATCTTCCCCAGCGCTGCCGTGAAGCCACTGGCGGCCAACGAAGATCCCGTGCTGTGCACCCGATTCACTAGGACGGCCGATGCCGCCTCGGATTCGTGGTCCTTGCTCGCGGGTTCGGTTCTGCCTCTCTCGGATTCGGTGCACACCGTGCAGCTGATCTCCACCGCCGCCACCCCGACCCGGGTCGCCGTCACCCCCGGTGTCGGATACCTGGTGCAGCCGAGCGGCCGCGGCGGATATCAGTGGATATCCGATACCGGCGTCCGCTATGGCATCGACACCGAGGCCGACGGAGACAAAACCCTCGAGGCACTCGGCCTGCACAAGCCGGCACTGACCATCCCCTCGTCGATTCTGGATCTGTTCGCGTCCGGGCCGTCGCTTTCACGCGCCGATGCCCTGCTGTCGCACGACAGCCTGGCCCCGAGTGATCGACCGGCCATGCGTATCCAGACCGACAACCCATCTGCTCAGGCACAGGAGTCCCGTTGA
- the eccA gene encoding type VII secretion AAA-ATPase EccA produces the protein MDIRERVGQREWVAADKAAPARIDPELESRFATCCRALGLSVNDRRRPADLPAARYGFTSLCRTAQDHCDVWVGLAASGGATIDVLEAISETAATAGHLQHAVNLNPGDLTFTYDTGLYLEFRASGPDDYHLAYAAALVDKGDYAKADELITAVTERRPGWFNARWVAAAMQNRAERWSDVVTLLTPVVTDASLDPTTSHAVRITLGIALAKLGMVNPALSYLEDPSGPIDVAATDGALAKALNLRHHGDEETATEVLQDLYAANPENAEIEHALTDPSVGLHTTTAARIAARTDPWDPETEPTEEDFIDPEAHERKAILLAEAEQQLSEFIGLEQVKDQVSRLKSSVAMALRRQERGLAVGHRTHHLVFAGPPGTGKTTIARVVAKIYCGLGLLKRENVREVHRADLIGQHIGETEAKTNAVIDSALDGVLFLDEAYALVSTGAKNDFGLVAIDTLLARMENDRDRLVVIVAGYRAELDQFLDTNEGLRSRFTRSIEFPSYAPSELVEIASAMASVRDSRFDEGAAAELLTAFSAMCAAEAPDTRGIARRSIDVAGNGRFVRNVVERSEEEREHRLDNSGAEEFSDDDLMTVTVEDVQASVEAIVSGLGLSASGASVKK, from the coding sequence GTGGACATTCGTGAACGAGTTGGTCAGCGAGAGTGGGTGGCCGCCGATAAGGCGGCGCCGGCACGCATCGACCCCGAATTGGAGAGCCGATTCGCAACCTGCTGCCGGGCTCTTGGTCTCTCTGTCAACGACAGGCGACGTCCCGCAGACTTGCCGGCAGCGCGCTACGGTTTCACATCGCTGTGCCGGACGGCCCAGGATCACTGCGATGTCTGGGTCGGTCTGGCCGCCTCCGGCGGTGCCACCATCGACGTCCTGGAAGCGATCTCCGAGACGGCAGCCACCGCCGGACATCTTCAGCATGCGGTGAATCTGAATCCGGGCGATCTCACCTTTACCTATGACACGGGGCTGTATCTGGAGTTTCGCGCCAGCGGCCCCGATGACTACCACCTCGCCTACGCCGCCGCCCTCGTGGACAAGGGCGACTATGCCAAGGCCGACGAGCTGATCACCGCCGTGACCGAGCGTCGCCCCGGGTGGTTCAACGCGCGGTGGGTCGCCGCTGCCATGCAGAACCGGGCCGAGCGCTGGTCCGATGTCGTCACACTGCTGACGCCGGTTGTCACCGATGCGTCGCTGGACCCCACCACGTCGCACGCCGTGCGGATCACCCTGGGCATCGCGCTGGCCAAGCTCGGCATGGTCAACCCCGCCCTGTCCTATCTCGAAGATCCCAGTGGCCCCATCGACGTGGCCGCCACCGACGGCGCCCTGGCCAAGGCGCTGAACCTGCGCCACCATGGCGACGAGGAAACCGCCACCGAGGTCTTGCAGGACCTGTACGCGGCCAATCCGGAGAATGCCGAGATCGAGCATGCGCTCACCGATCCGAGCGTGGGTCTGCACACCACGACCGCAGCGCGCATCGCCGCGCGTACCGATCCCTGGGATCCCGAAACCGAGCCCACCGAAGAAGATTTCATCGACCCCGAGGCCCACGAGCGCAAGGCGATCCTGCTGGCCGAGGCCGAGCAGCAGCTCAGCGAGTTCATCGGTCTGGAACAGGTGAAGGACCAGGTCTCCCGGCTCAAGAGCTCCGTCGCCATGGCATTGCGGCGTCAGGAGCGCGGACTGGCCGTTGGTCATCGCACGCACCACCTGGTGTTCGCCGGTCCTCCCGGCACGGGTAAGACCACCATCGCTCGCGTGGTGGCCAAGATCTATTGCGGTTTGGGACTTCTGAAGCGTGAAAACGTTCGCGAGGTACACCGTGCCGACCTCATCGGTCAGCACATCGGTGAGACCGAAGCCAAGACCAATGCCGTCATCGACAGCGCGCTGGACGGCGTGCTGTTCCTCGACGAGGCGTACGCCCTGGTGTCCACCGGCGCCAAAAACGACTTCGGCCTGGTCGCCATCGACACCCTGCTCGCCCGGATGGAGAACGACCGCGACCGTCTGGTCGTGATCGTCGCCGGATACCGCGCCGAGTTGGACCAGTTCCTGGACACCAACGAGGGTCTGCGCTCTCGTTTCACACGGTCCATCGAATTCCCTTCGTACGCACCGTCCGAGCTCGTGGAGATCGCCTCCGCGATGGCATCCGTGCGCGACAGCCGGTTCGACGAGGGTGCCGCCGCCGAGCTGCTCACCGCCTTCTCGGCAATGTGTGCCGCAGAGGCACCGGACACCCGCGGCATCGCGCGCCGCAGCATCGACGTCGCCGGTAACGGCCGCTTCGTACGTAACGTCGTTGAACGCTCCGAGGAGGAACGTGAACACCGCCTTGACAATTCGGGTGCCGAAGAGTTCAGCGACGACGACCTCATGACCGTCACGGTCGAGGATGTACAGGCCTCGGTCGAGGCCATCGTCAGCGGCCTCGGACTGTCGGCCTCGGGGGCGTCGGTCAAGAAATGA
- a CDS encoding siderophore-interacting protein, whose protein sequence is MPSTVAQPTRGWQGTVLKMFRAGDYQLTVTGRSDVTEHYVRLSFAAGGLLRGREVHPTMWIRLWFSDGVKLHQRGYTLVNPDAGADTVDIEFALHDGLAARWAQAAGVGDTIEATVLGSHFALPDPAPRGYVIVGDSASLPAINSLLKAIGDSPATVFLEAAHESDKTLPVGGEATWVDRQGGRSLAEVVRAAAFDATGYFGWVACDTRNTREVAHVLKDHFGIARRSMKAQAYWMA, encoded by the coding sequence ATGCCGAGCACAGTGGCGCAACCGACACGTGGATGGCAGGGGACAGTTCTGAAAATGTTCCGCGCCGGCGACTATCAGCTAACAGTGACCGGTCGGTCCGATGTCACGGAACACTACGTGCGGCTCAGCTTCGCAGCCGGTGGCCTGCTGCGGGGCCGCGAGGTTCACCCGACCATGTGGATTCGGTTGTGGTTCTCGGATGGAGTGAAGCTGCATCAGCGCGGATACACACTGGTCAACCCCGATGCAGGAGCCGACACGGTGGACATCGAGTTCGCGCTGCACGACGGGCTCGCGGCTCGTTGGGCACAGGCGGCCGGCGTTGGCGACACGATCGAGGCAACGGTGCTGGGCAGTCACTTCGCGCTACCCGACCCTGCGCCGCGTGGTTACGTCATCGTCGGCGACAGTGCGTCGCTGCCTGCGATCAACTCCCTGCTGAAGGCGATCGGGGACAGCCCGGCCACGGTGTTCCTGGAAGCCGCGCATGAGAGCGATAAGACACTTCCCGTCGGTGGCGAGGCGACCTGGGTCGACCGGCAAGGCGGCCGCTCGTTGGCGGAGGTCGTACGTGCGGCCGCCTTCGACGCCACCGGCTATTTCGGCTGGGTGGCATGCGATACCCGGAACACCCGCGAGGTCGCCCACGTCCTCAAGGACCACTTCGGGATCGCCCGCAGGTCGATGAAGGCCCAGGCCTATTGGATGGCCTAG
- a CDS encoding SDR family NAD(P)-dependent oxidoreductase, which translates to MRQNPNPSTDVVVVLNADDPSGRQILQILVRNGHRVVVCARHATDLTRMLHGYGTDQVMAIAADTSDPRQLRELCRRATDRFGTVTTILDATGRQMPHLRLAS; encoded by the coding sequence ATGCGTCAGAACCCGAACCCCAGCACCGACGTGGTCGTCGTCCTCAATGCCGACGACCCCAGCGGCCGCCAGATCCTGCAGATTCTGGTACGCAACGGGCATCGGGTCGTCGTCTGTGCCCGACACGCCACCGATCTGACGAGGATGCTGCACGGCTACGGGACAGACCAGGTCATGGCTATTGCCGCGGATACCAGCGATCCACGTCAGCTGCGTGAGCTTTGCCGACGCGCCACCGACCGCTTTGGCACCGTGACCACCATCTTGGATGCCACCGGCAGGCAGATGCCCCACCTGCGGCTCGCCTCGTAG
- a CDS encoding flavin-dependent oxidoreductase: MKTNKTSIVIAGAGIGGLTSALTLHAAGFPVVVLESAHEVKPLGVGINMLPHAVGVLTELGLGDALAHAGVATTEIRFCDKHGTVLYTEPRGLTGDYPYPQISVHRGRLQLMLLDAVRERIGPQAVRTDCRVLGFESSAVGVRTHTTGGDVEADVLVGADGVNSAVRAQLHPADPLRWSGVRMWRGAVDVGPFLTGKAMIAAHDDTDHELIAYPIGERTVNWVALARTGCAGQLPDGARWNDPVTADEVLRHFPGWDFGWLDIQTMVRSTECIVEYPMVDRDPLPRWGQGRVTLLGDAAHPMYPLGANGGSQSVVDARALARTLSGRPNDPTRGLADYESERIEATRNVVLANRAMLRSWGEESPEGLAEAARSYRRRTRA, from the coding sequence ATGAAGACCAACAAGACATCGATCGTGATTGCCGGAGCAGGTATCGGCGGACTCACCTCAGCCTTGACCCTGCATGCCGCGGGGTTCCCGGTGGTGGTGTTGGAGAGTGCGCACGAGGTCAAGCCGCTGGGCGTGGGCATCAACATGCTGCCCCACGCCGTGGGCGTGCTGACCGAACTCGGTTTGGGTGATGCGCTGGCCCACGCGGGCGTCGCCACCACCGAGATCCGGTTCTGCGACAAGCACGGCACCGTCCTGTACACCGAGCCGCGCGGCCTCACGGGCGACTACCCGTACCCACAGATCTCTGTCCACCGTGGTCGGTTGCAACTCATGCTGCTCGATGCGGTACGGGAACGCATTGGCCCACAAGCGGTTCGGACGGATTGCCGCGTTCTCGGATTCGAGAGCAGTGCGGTCGGCGTGCGGACCCACACCACCGGCGGCGATGTCGAAGCAGATGTCCTGGTTGGCGCGGACGGCGTGAACTCGGCGGTACGCGCACAGCTGCATCCCGCGGATCCGTTGCGCTGGTCCGGTGTGCGGATGTGGCGCGGCGCCGTCGATGTCGGACCGTTCCTCACGGGTAAGGCCATGATCGCCGCACACGACGACACCGATCACGAACTCATCGCCTACCCCATCGGCGAGCGCACCGTGAATTGGGTGGCGCTCGCACGTACCGGCTGTGCCGGGCAGCTCCCGGACGGGGCCCGGTGGAATGACCCCGTGACAGCCGACGAGGTACTGCGGCATTTCCCCGGCTGGGATTTCGGGTGGCTGGATATTCAAACCATGGTGCGTAGCACCGAATGCATCGTCGAATACCCGATGGTCGACCGCGACCCGCTACCCCGGTGGGGCCAGGGGCGAGTCACCCTGCTGGGCGATGCCGCACATCCCATGTACCCATTGGGCGCCAACGGCGGATCACAGTCTGTGGTCGACGCCCGCGCGCTGGCGCGCACACTGTCAGGCCGCCCGAACGATCCCACCCGCGGACTGGCCGACTACGAGTCTGAGCGGATCGAGGCCACACGCAATGTGGTGCTGGCCAACCGCGCGATGCTGCGATCCTGGGGCGAGGAATCCCCGGAGGGGCTGGCCGAAGCCGCGCGGTCTTACCGTCGGCGCACAAGAGCGTGA
- a CDS encoding LysR family transcriptional regulator, translated as MEIHQLRYLLAVAETASFTKAAVSLHVAQPGVSAQIRLLERELGQELFDRSARQVRLTDAGEAVIPYARAALAAVDGVRATADEIGGLLRGHIAFGTVPSHGADLPTLLSGFHDDHPAITIALTEAGSDELVFGLREGRLDGAIVALGAKEPEGLGLRVIDDQPLVAAVAGGDPLARRRTVTLEMLGERTLICLPRGSGVRSILETACRSAGFTPNVAFEASSPRSLVTLAEQGLGVAVLPAPYVRDGGALVALGIRPALRGRLALAWRLDGSIGPAARSFLERARTAL; from the coding sequence ATGGAGATTCATCAGCTGCGCTATCTGCTCGCCGTCGCAGAGACGGCGAGTTTCACCAAGGCCGCTGTCTCACTCCATGTCGCCCAACCCGGAGTAAGTGCTCAGATTCGCCTACTGGAACGCGAACTGGGGCAGGAGTTGTTCGACCGGTCGGCGCGTCAGGTCCGCCTCACCGATGCGGGTGAAGCGGTAATTCCTTACGCCCGAGCAGCTCTAGCTGCGGTGGACGGCGTTCGTGCCACGGCGGACGAGATCGGGGGACTGCTGCGGGGACATATCGCGTTCGGGACCGTCCCCTCGCACGGCGCCGACCTGCCGACGCTGCTCTCGGGTTTTCATGATGATCACCCGGCGATCACCATCGCCCTCACCGAAGCGGGGAGCGACGAGCTTGTCTTCGGCCTGCGCGAGGGCCGGTTGGATGGCGCGATCGTGGCTCTGGGGGCGAAAGAGCCGGAGGGTCTTGGCCTGCGCGTCATCGATGACCAGCCCCTGGTGGCGGCAGTTGCCGGCGGCGATCCGTTGGCGAGACGTCGTACGGTCACCCTGGAGATGCTCGGTGAGCGGACCCTGATCTGCCTACCGAGGGGCAGCGGCGTCCGGTCGATCCTGGAAACCGCATGCCGATCTGCGGGGTTCACTCCGAACGTTGCGTTCGAGGCGAGCTCGCCGCGATCACTGGTGACCCTCGCCGAGCAGGGGCTCGGTGTGGCGGTGCTGCCTGCCCCGTACGTGCGGGACGGCGGCGCCCTGGTGGCGCTGGGCATCCGGCCGGCGTTGCGCGGTCGCCTCGCGTTGGCGTGGCGTCTCGACGGTTCCATCGGCCCGGCAGCGCGCAGCTTCCTGGAGCGGGCCCGCACCGCGCTGTGA
- a CDS encoding GntR family transcriptional regulator: protein MAAAEPTPLRRPRADQARLVADVLRHQIHAGGYVDGGLPSEQELAAEFFVSRNTVREALTTLKDEGLIERGPRTGTHVALRKYEHGLDALLGLKETFKGYGEVRNEVRVIQEVNAPPAVALRLRVGAGTPVIFIERLRYLGDLPLSLDKTYLTPDVGEAVIEHQLETNDVFALIERVTGRRLGSANLSLEAVAADSHSAATLQVPDNAPLLLLERLTHLDDGTPVDLEYIRMRGDRITLRSSLLRPAEGR, encoded by the coding sequence GTGGCCGCTGCCGAGCCCACGCCATTGCGTCGCCCACGCGCCGATCAGGCGCGGTTGGTCGCCGACGTGTTGCGTCACCAGATCCACGCGGGTGGTTACGTCGACGGTGGCCTGCCGAGCGAGCAGGAGTTGGCCGCCGAATTCTTCGTCTCCCGTAACACCGTCCGTGAGGCACTGACGACCCTCAAAGACGAGGGCCTGATCGAGCGCGGGCCACGCACCGGCACCCATGTGGCGTTGCGCAAGTATGAGCACGGTTTGGATGCGCTGCTCGGGCTCAAGGAGACATTCAAGGGTTACGGCGAGGTTCGCAATGAGGTCCGCGTCATCCAAGAGGTGAACGCCCCGCCCGCGGTGGCCCTCCGATTGCGTGTCGGTGCCGGAACCCCGGTGATCTTCATCGAGCGTCTGCGCTATCTCGGTGACTTGCCGCTCAGCCTCGACAAGACCTATCTCACGCCGGATGTGGGGGAGGCGGTCATCGAGCACCAGCTGGAGACCAACGACGTGTTCGCCCTGATCGAACGTGTCACGGGCCGTCGGTTGGGTTCTGCCAACCTGTCTCTGGAAGCCGTTGCGGCGGATTCACATTCGGCTGCGACACTGCAGGTGCCGGATAACGCGCCACTGCTGCTCCTGGAGCGGCTCACTCATCTCGACGACGGGACCCCCGTCGATCTCGAATACATCAGAATGCGCGGAGACCGAATCACGTTGCGTAGCAGCTTGCTTCGGCCCGCCGAAGGAAGGTAA
- a CDS encoding 4Fe-4S dicluster domain-containing protein gives MTLVNNRIDVPVTIDESLCIDGCTLCVDICPLDSLAINPENGKAFMHVDECWYCGPCAARCPTGAVTVNMPYLLR, from the coding sequence GTGACTCTGGTCAACAACCGCATCGACGTCCCGGTCACCATCGATGAATCACTGTGCATCGACGGCTGCACGCTGTGTGTGGACATCTGCCCACTCGATTCGCTGGCGATCAATCCAGAAAACGGTAAGGCCTTCATGCACGTCGACGAGTGCTGGTACTGCGGGCCCTGCGCCGCACGCTGTCCCACCGGAGCCGTCACCGTCAACATGCCCTATCTCCTTCGTTAA
- a CDS encoding ABC transporter substrate-binding protein — MKRTALLSSVVTTLLLPLLAGCSLDSGSGSANEVTVVVGYQSKTINTVTAGTLLRAQGYLEKRLAEAGERTGTKYTVQWQDYDTGAPITAQMLAEKIDIGSMGDYPLLINGSKTQANEKARTELVSITGYNAKGALNMVVVPTNSPITALPELKEKKVSASVGSAGHGTLVRALRNEGIDPTKDIEVLNQQPQVGASALESGQVQALSQFVAWPGLLVFQKKAKLLYDGAELNVPTFHGVVARRDYVKQHPEVLDAFLQAQLDATDFIHEKSLEAARIVAEGSGLPQEVVYLYNGPGGTSFDATLKPSLIEAFRSDVPYLKSIGDFADLNIDEFVQDGPLRQAYTNRAKNYETELAAKVNPLVLRPADGADPSNAAEIWFDGKDSTQVYGTAQELLKAVGAANAAGQKIRAAYIADAELGTRWFADHAWWVRDSAGLHPFTTSAGATRYISTHPGATPLDYAQALAAAS, encoded by the coding sequence ATGAAGAGAACAGCCCTTCTCAGTTCCGTTGTCACGACCCTGCTCCTGCCGCTGCTCGCCGGTTGCTCGCTGGACTCCGGGTCCGGCTCGGCCAATGAGGTGACCGTCGTCGTCGGCTATCAGTCGAAGACCATCAACACCGTGACCGCGGGCACACTGCTGCGCGCCCAGGGTTACCTGGAGAAGCGGCTCGCCGAGGCCGGCGAGCGCACCGGAACCAAGTACACCGTGCAGTGGCAGGACTATGACACCGGGGCGCCGATCACCGCGCAGATGCTCGCCGAGAAGATCGACATCGGCTCGATGGGCGACTACCCGTTGCTGATCAACGGGTCCAAGACTCAGGCCAACGAGAAGGCTCGCACCGAACTGGTGTCGATCACCGGATACAACGCCAAGGGTGCGCTCAACATGGTTGTGGTGCCAACAAATTCGCCGATTACCGCTCTTCCCGAACTGAAGGAAAAGAAGGTGTCCGCCAGTGTGGGCTCCGCGGGGCACGGAACCCTGGTACGCGCGCTGCGCAACGAGGGTATCGATCCAACCAAGGATATCGAGGTGCTGAATCAGCAGCCACAGGTCGGGGCATCGGCACTGGAATCCGGTCAGGTACAGGCACTGTCACAGTTCGTGGCGTGGCCGGGCCTGTTGGTGTTCCAGAAGAAGGCCAAGCTGCTCTACGACGGCGCCGAGCTGAATGTCCCGACTTTCCATGGAGTGGTGGCGCGCCGAGACTATGTCAAGCAGCACCCCGAGGTACTTGACGCGTTCCTGCAGGCGCAGCTCGACGCTACCGACTTCATTCACGAGAAGTCTCTGGAGGCCGCTCGCATCGTGGCCGAGGGCAGCGGCCTGCCGCAGGAAGTGGTGTACCTGTACAACGGGCCCGGCGGCACGTCGTTCGACGCCACGCTCAAGCCCTCGCTCATCGAGGCTTTCAGAAGCGATGTGCCCTATCTGAAGTCGATAGGTGACTTCGCCGATCTCAACATCGACGAGTTTGTGCAGGACGGTCCGCTGCGTCAGGCATATACGAATCGTGCGAAGAACTACGAGACCGAGTTGGCGGCCAAGGTCAATCCGTTGGTGCTGAGGCCGGCCGACGGTGCGGATCCGAGCAATGCCGCGGAGATCTGGTTTGACGGCAAGGATTCCACCCAGGTGTATGGCACGGCGCAGGAGTTGCTGAAGGCTGTCGGTGCGGCCAATGCCGCGGGACAGAAGATCCGTGCCGCCTACATCGCCGACGCCGAGCTGGGCACCCGGTGGTTCGCCGACCATGCCTGGTGGGTTCGGGATTCGGCGGGACTGCACCCGTTCACCACCAGTGCCGGTGCCACGCGCTACATCTCGACGCATCCGGGCGCGACACCCCTGGATTACGCACAGGCCTTGGCGGCGGCTTCATGA
- a CDS encoding ABC transporter permease: MSSLPILQARPRAVPVIEDAVDEPTNPRRPGSPYVAWSIRASSVAVAVLLWQLLTVNKVRFGLRFDTLPTVTEIASAFTKRIGTEQYWLDLGQSTIRILTGFGLAAALGIVTGIWLGRSPLFANIFGPLTELARPIPAIAIVPVAILLFPSDEAGIVFITFLAAYFPIMVSTRHAVRALPTLWEESVRTLGGNRWDVLLRVVLPGSLPGVFGGLSVGIGVAWICVVSAEMISGRLGVGYRTWQSYTVLAYPDVFVGIITIGVLGFLTSAAVEVVGRRVTRWLPRAEEVRS; the protein is encoded by the coding sequence ATGAGCAGCCTGCCCATCCTGCAGGCTCGACCGCGCGCGGTACCGGTGATCGAGGATGCAGTCGACGAGCCGACGAATCCCCGACGTCCGGGGTCGCCGTATGTCGCCTGGAGTATCCGGGCCTCGTCGGTCGCGGTCGCGGTATTGCTATGGCAGCTGTTGACGGTCAACAAGGTGCGCTTCGGGCTGCGTTTCGACACTCTGCCCACGGTCACCGAAATCGCCTCTGCCTTCACCAAGCGCATTGGCACCGAGCAGTATTGGCTGGATCTCGGTCAATCGACCATCCGGATTCTCACCGGATTCGGCCTCGCGGCGGCGCTGGGGATCGTCACCGGCATCTGGCTGGGGCGCTCCCCGTTGTTCGCGAACATCTTCGGCCCGCTGACCGAACTGGCGCGCCCGATCCCGGCGATCGCCATAGTGCCGGTGGCGATCCTGCTGTTTCCCAGCGATGAGGCCGGCATCGTGTTCATCACCTTCCTGGCGGCCTACTTCCCGATCATGGTGAGTACCCGGCACGCGGTGCGTGCCCTTCCGACACTCTGGGAGGAGTCGGTGCGCACCCTGGGCGGCAATCGCTGGGATGTGCTGTTGCGTGTGGTGCTGCCCGGCAGTCTGCCGGGGGTCTTCGGTGGGCTGTCCGTCGGCATCGGCGTCGCCTGGATTTGTGTGGTGTCCGCCGAGATGATCTCGGGCCGTTTGGGAGTCGGGTACCGCACCTGGCAGTCGTACACGGTGTTGGCTTACCCGGACGTGTTCGTCGGAATCATCACCATCGGCGTGCTCGGGTTTCTGACATCGGCGGCCGTCGAGGTGGTTGGCCGTCGTGTCACTCGTTGGCTACCCCGGGCCGAGGAGGTGCGCTCATGA
- a CDS encoding ABC transporter ATP-binding protein codes for MSASTLVLDGVSLGYGGRTVVDRLSLTVRPTEILVLTGPSGCGKSTVLRAVAGLLSPESGAIAADGEKVVTTSRHRAMVFQDNALLPWRTVRSNIELALRLGGVPRQGRREAAQVWIDDVGLTGFENYLPKSLSGGMRQRVQLARGLAGAPRAVMMDEPFGALDAQTRASMQRLLVDTWRSHPTTVVFVTHDVDEALLLGDRIAVLGRAGQPLRALLDVPRPREADVDRSMLRAEVLAALNHTELVS; via the coding sequence ATGAGCGCTTCAACACTGGTGCTGGACGGGGTGAGTCTCGGCTATGGCGGACGCACAGTCGTGGATCGTCTGAGCCTGACCGTGCGCCCCACCGAAATCCTGGTCCTGACCGGGCCGTCGGGCTGTGGCAAGTCCACCGTGCTGCGGGCCGTAGCCGGGCTGCTGTCGCCCGAGTCGGGGGCCATTGCCGCCGATGGCGAGAAGGTCGTCACCACCTCCCGACACCGGGCCATGGTTTTCCAGGACAACGCATTGCTGCCCTGGCGCACAGTGCGATCGAACATCGAGTTGGCTCTCAGGCTGGGTGGTGTGCCGCGCCAGGGCCGGCGTGAGGCGGCGCAGGTCTGGATCGACGATGTGGGACTGACGGGATTCGAGAACTACCTGCCCAAGAGCCTCTCCGGCGGTATGCGCCAACGTGTCCAGCTGGCCCGCGGCCTGGCCGGTGCGCCCCGTGCGGTCATGATGGACGAGCCGTTCGGGGCGCTGGATGCACAAACCCGTGCCAGCATGCAACGCCTGCTCGTCGACACCTGGCGCAGCCACCCCACCACGGTGGTGTTCGTGACGCACGATGTCGACGAAGCGCTCCTGCTCGGCGACCGAATCGCTGTCCTGGGGCGCGCGGGTCAACCCCTGCGTGCGCTGCTGGACGTCCCCCGACCCCGTGAGGCCGACGTCGATCGCAGCATGTTGCGCGCCGAAGTTCTTGCCGCACTGAACCATACGGAGCTTGTTTCCTGA